The following proteins come from a genomic window of Pseudomonadota bacterium:
- a CDS encoding CoA transferase, translating into TNEGRRRNKVELHASIEAITSRHTAAEVARVLGVASIPNAPITPIEEVADLPFVAATALRTVTPDGRVVRLPPPAVPTEHLKEVDGTLPFAPAYGGHTDALLAEVGVSAQEIAKLRERGIVA; encoded by the coding sequence ACGAACGAGGGGCGGCGCAGGAACAAGGTCGAGCTCCACGCGTCGATAGAGGCCATCACGAGCCGCCACACCGCGGCGGAGGTCGCACGCGTGCTCGGGGTCGCGTCGATCCCGAACGCGCCGATCACGCCCATCGAGGAGGTCGCAGATCTCCCGTTCGTCGCCGCGACCGCCCTCAGGACCGTGACGCCGGACGGGCGAGTGGTGAGGCTGCCGCCGCCGGCGGTGCCCACCGAGCACCTGAAGGAGGTCGACGGCACGCTCCCGTTCGCCCCGGCGTACGGCGGGCACACCGACGCGCTGCTCGCCGAGGTCGGCGTCTCGGCCCAGGAGATAGCGAAGCTCAGGGAGAGGGGGATCGTCGCATGA